In one window of Fusobacteria bacterium ZRK30 DNA:
- a CDS encoding nucleoside hydrolase — MQKIILDCDPGMDDALAIIIGLADKSIDMLGITTVAGNVELSHTTRNALNLLEYLNEDIDVYSGSKKPLTRDLHTATEFHGETGMGDIELPNSSKRVFEGYSEFYLKCAKTYPQEVELVAVGPLTNVANALVKYPELKKLLKGITIMGGSLCGGNITPYAEFNIFVDPEAANIVFNSGLEVKMIGLDATMKGQFAADELEEIRKSDSKYSRVTMEIFDSMFRVREKIGMTSVVFHDTIALIAPIYNEAFKFEEKKVLVGIEEKRGETAENFKGGKIQVAVDFNKDWFKKYLIETLK; from the coding sequence ATGCAAAAAATAATATTAGACTGTGACCCTGGGATGGATGACGCCTTAGCCATTATAATAGGCTTAGCAGATAAGAGTATAGACATGCTGGGAATAACTACGGTGGCAGGGAATGTAGAACTTTCTCATACAACAAGAAATGCATTAAATCTTTTGGAATATTTAAATGAAGATATAGATGTGTACAGTGGATCAAAAAAACCATTGACAAGAGATCTACATACTGCGACTGAATTTCATGGGGAAACAGGGATGGGAGATATAGAACTGCCAAATTCATCTAAAAGAGTCTTTGAAGGATATTCGGAATTTTATTTGAAGTGTGCCAAAACATATCCTCAGGAGGTTGAACTAGTTGCAGTGGGTCCACTAACAAATGTTGCCAATGCATTGGTTAAATATCCGGAATTAAAAAAACTTTTAAAGGGTATAACTATTATGGGAGGATCCCTTTGTGGCGGAAACATAACTCCCTATGCAGAGTTTAATATATTTGTCGATCCAGAGGCGGCTAATATAGTATTTAATTCAGGATTAGAAGTAAAGATGATTGGATTAGATGCTACTATGAAGGGGCAGTTTGCAGCTGATGAATTGGAGGAGATCAGAAAATCTGATTCTAAATACAGCAGGGTAACTATGGAAATTTTTGACTCAATGTTTAGAGTGAGGGAAAAAATTGGGATGACAAGTGTGGTATTCCACGATACTATAGCCTTGATTGCACCTATATATAATGAGGCTTTTAAGTTTGAAGAGAAAAAAGTATTAGTTGGAATAGAGGAAAAGAGGGGAGAAACTGCTGAAAATTTTAAAGGTGGGAAAATACAGGTAGCAGTTGATTTTAATAAAGACTGGTTTAAAAAATATTTAATTGAAACATTAAAATAA
- a CDS encoding MarR family transcriptional regulator, with amino-acid sequence MKKIFREIGMIARCTATISDIEFKEINLAKGQYLYLVRIYENPGIIQERVADMLKVDRTTAAKAIKKLVEMELVKKTKSENNKKELKLYCTSKGKEIYPFLQREEEYTVESAMEGMSTEEKEMIFELLHRMRVNIEKEWKDIKKGNKRRY; translated from the coding sequence ATGAAAAAAATATTTAGAGAGATCGGAATGATAGCCCGATGCACCGCAACCATTAGCGATATTGAATTTAAGGAGATCAATCTTGCCAAGGGACAGTACCTGTATCTAGTGAGGATATATGAAAATCCGGGGATTATTCAGGAAAGGGTGGCCGATATGCTCAAAGTGGACAGGACCACTGCAGCCAAAGCAATAAAAAAACTGGTAGAAATGGAATTAGTAAAAAAAACAAAAAGTGAAAACAATAAAAAGGAACTAAAACTCTATTGTACCTCCAAGGGAAAGGAGATCTATCCCTTTCTTCAAAGAGAGGAAGAATATACAGTAGAGTCAGCCATGGAAGGAATGAGTACAGAGGAAAAAGAGATGATTTTTGAACTTCTCCATAGGATGAGAGTAAATATTGAAAAAGAATGGAAAGATATAAAGAAGGGAAATAAAAGGAGGTATTAA
- a CDS encoding GNAT family N-acetyltransferase translates to MNLKIKKFDELTGREVYEILRVRSEVFVVEQNCVYNDEDGKDIESIHIMIEEDDKIIAYLRIIKPGISYNDASIGRVLVTSEARNRGLARKIVCAGIDYIINNWNEDKITIGAQNYLKNFYESLGFKAVSEVYSEDGIPHLDMTYSKK, encoded by the coding sequence ATGAATTTAAAGATTAAAAAATTTGACGAACTTACAGGAAGGGAAGTATATGAAATACTAAGGGTAAGATCAGAAGTTTTTGTAGTGGAACAAAATTGCGTCTACAACGATGAAGATGGTAAAGATATCGAATCTATTCATATTATGATCGAAGAAGATGATAAAATTATAGCCTATCTAAGGATTATAAAACCAGGAATTTCATATAACGACGCTTCTATAGGAAGAGTTTTAGTAACTTCTGAAGCAAGGAATAGAGGCTTAGCCAGAAAAATTGTTTGTGCCGGAATAGATTATATAATCAATAACTGGAATGAAGATAAAATAACCATAGGAGCCCAAAATTATTTGAAAAATTTCTATGAAAGTTTAGGTTTTAAAGCCGTTTCTGAAGTTTATTCAGAGGATGGGATTCCCCATTTAGATATGACGTATAGTAAGAAATAA
- a CDS encoding monomeric [FeFe] hydrogenase: protein MSIKLNSVKELRKLTLQAIVDLYENGVLLEELTKLPKMLLSGEKPTYRDSIYREREVLKQRIKVYLNLNIYKVRDMELFELLDLLKKKFNCEKIPAEYEGRDHAVEVIEEACDQCPSGQYYATDLCRNCIAHSCDAVCPKDAITFSNGRAIIDAEKCVGCGLCEKACDYSAIVKLSRPCEKACGVGAIKANEKGVASIDRSKCVSCGACHSACPFGAIESPTHLIDVVSHIKNNNKVVAMFAPSIITQFGAGITLEKIKSLFLELGFTKSVEVALGADMVIDEEASEMERREEKMTTSCCPAFYEYIKLHQPDMAKYISHVDSPMMALAKKLKEEDPKYKIVFIGPCTAKKVEAVKYGVVDNVLTFTDILSWTDARGIDIKTLASDKIEGSYDGWNFAKSGGVAQAVVNKCEKELQLIQMDGIKEGAQAFKQFRLAKSNTLLEGMGCKGGCICGPSVIQKPLVAKAMLTKLKR from the coding sequence ATGAGCATAAAATTAAATTCAGTTAAGGAGTTAAGGAAGCTTACTCTGCAGGCAATCGTAGATCTTTATGAAAATGGAGTGTTATTAGAAGAACTTACTAAATTGCCTAAGATGCTGTTAAGTGGGGAAAAACCAACCTATAGAGATTCAATTTACAGAGAAAGAGAGGTTTTAAAACAGAGAATAAAAGTATATTTAAATCTCAATATCTATAAAGTTAGAGATATGGAACTTTTTGAGTTATTAGACCTTTTAAAAAAGAAGTTTAATTGTGAAAAAATTCCTGCTGAGTATGAAGGAAGAGACCACGCTGTGGAAGTTATAGAAGAGGCATGCGATCAATGTCCAAGTGGTCAATATTATGCAACAGATCTTTGTAGAAATTGTATAGCTCACTCTTGTGACGCAGTATGTCCTAAAGATGCAATTACCTTTTCTAATGGAAGAGCTATAATAGATGCAGAAAAATGTGTTGGCTGCGGACTTTGTGAAAAAGCATGTGATTATTCTGCAATAGTTAAACTATCAAGACCTTGTGAAAAAGCATGCGGTGTGGGAGCTATAAAAGCTAACGAAAAAGGTGTAGCTAGTATAGATAGAAGCAAATGTGTTTCATGTGGAGCATGCCATTCTGCCTGTCCATTTGGTGCTATAGAGTCCCCAACCCATCTGATAGATGTTGTATCTCATATAAAAAATAACAATAAAGTTGTTGCAATGTTTGCACCTTCAATAATTACACAATTTGGTGCAGGTATTACTTTAGAAAAAATAAAATCATTATTTCTAGAGCTTGGATTTACCAAATCAGTTGAAGTAGCACTGGGTGCAGATATGGTCATTGATGAAGAAGCCAGTGAAATGGAGAGAAGAGAGGAAAAAATGACTACTTCTTGCTGCCCGGCTTTCTATGAATATATAAAACTCCATCAGCCGGATATGGCAAAATACATATCACATGTAGATTCTCCTATGATGGCTCTGGCTAAAAAACTTAAAGAGGAAGATCCTAAATATAAGATAGTATTTATAGGACCTTGTACTGCTAAAAAGGTAGAGGCTGTAAAATATGGGGTAGTAGACAACGTGTTAACTTTTACAGATATATTATCATGGACAGATGCCAGAGGAATTGATATTAAAACTTTGGCAAGTGATAAAATTGAAGGAAGTTACGATGGTTGGAATTTTGCTAAAAGTGGAGGAGTTGCACAGGCTGTGGTAAACAAGTGTGAAAAGGAACTTCAATTAATTCAAATGGATGGAATTAAGGAAGGTGCTCAAGCCTTTAAACAATTTAGATTAGCTAAGTCAAATACATTGTTGGAGGGTATGGGATGTAAAGGTGGATGTATATGCGGACCAAGTGTAATTCAAAAACCTCTCGTGGCAAAAGCAATGCTTACAAAATTAAAAAGATAG
- a CDS encoding sulfite exporter TauE/SafE family protein, whose amino-acid sequence MEFVYIGATFFFSTFVQGFTSFGFSLVAIPLLSLFLDTKLIIIITVTYSLVINGIIVRKYYRDTKLKKIVPLLISAIIFTFLGVSYLQIINEYILKLVIGVLLIIVGIINNFGIRINFKKPEKYYLPVGAVSGVLNGIGGISGPPVLVFLSNIDLNRSQFKATLSSYFFTLNIVAILTYVYKGFYTPENLKIIWTYLPHVIIGTAIGVYASTKVEERLFKRVINFAIPVMGLNIVWKLFG is encoded by the coding sequence ATGGAATTTGTATATATTGGAGCAACCTTCTTTTTTTCAACCTTTGTTCAGGGATTTACCAGTTTTGGGTTTTCTTTAGTAGCAATTCCATTACTTTCACTATTTTTAGATACCAAGTTAATCATAATTATAACTGTGACCTACAGCCTTGTAATAAATGGAATTATCGTTAGAAAATACTATAGAGATACTAAGTTGAAAAAGATAGTTCCCCTGTTAATCTCAGCAATTATTTTTACCTTTCTAGGGGTATCCTACCTTCAGATTATAAATGAGTATATTTTGAAGCTGGTTATCGGGGTATTACTTATAATAGTAGGGATCATCAATAACTTCGGAATAAGAATTAATTTTAAAAAACCAGAAAAGTACTATCTCCCTGTAGGAGCAGTCTCTGGAGTTTTAAATGGAATTGGCGGTATTTCAGGACCTCCGGTTCTGGTATTCCTGTCAAATATAGATCTAAACAGATCCCAGTTTAAGGCAACACTGTCATCTTACTTTTTTACTCTAAATATCGTAGCTATCCTTACCTATGTCTATAAGGGGTTTTATACTCCTGAAAATCTTAAGATAATTTGGACCTATCTTCCCCATGTGATTATTGGCACTGCAATAGGGGTATATGCCTCAACAAAAGTGGAGGAAAGACTCTTTAAGAGAGTAATTAACTTTGCTATACCAGTGATGGGATTGAATATAGTATGGAAGTTATTTGGATAG
- a CDS encoding [FeFe] hydrogenase, group A — protein sequence MEVKVIINQKKSIFDTEKTLLQNINEMGIEIPTLCHHEDISPAGVCKVCSVEVVGRGLVTTCDNYPEAGMELNTHSDEVEEYRKDRIKEILKDHSNDCLTCEKAMGDCELQNISYEYGVENRGDGTREKLAIDNSSDAFVRDMNKCIKCQKCVKVCDEIQGIGVYCVEEDGSIGMTHGKVAETDCISCGQCVKICPVGALHEKIDLKNLNYDLKNPMKHIVVQMAPAIKNTIGEEFGILPGTDITKRMVAALKDLGFDRVFSTDFSADVTIMEEGTEFLDRFTNGGKLPMFTSCCPGWINYAEINHPEFLDNLSSCKSPQQIFGALSKSYYSKISGVEPSEVYSVSIMPCTAKKDEIIRDTMVDHDGNKDVDMVITTRELAKLFRLNKINLADYEKEEEFDQLLGEGTGAARIFASTGGVMEAALRTVSDVLGETTHSLEYREVRGFEGVRRANLVLAGKEVNVAVINGIKNATPFLESIKKGETTVDFIEVMACVGGCLNGGGAPAPDNMRVVADRKIGLYDSDEKSALRKSHENIEVKKLYEDYLGKPGGHKSHHLLHTHYKPRNK from the coding sequence ATGGAAGTAAAAGTTATAATAAATCAAAAAAAATCTATATTTGATACAGAAAAAACTCTTCTACAAAATATAAATGAAATGGGAATAGAGATCCCCACTCTATGTCATCATGAAGACATAAGTCCTGCAGGAGTATGTAAGGTCTGCTCGGTAGAGGTTGTAGGAAGAGGACTAGTTACAACTTGTGATAACTACCCTGAAGCCGGAATGGAATTAAACACTCATTCAGATGAGGTGGAAGAATATAGAAAAGACAGGATTAAAGAGATCTTGAAGGATCATTCCAATGACTGTCTGACTTGTGAAAAAGCAATGGGAGACTGTGAGTTACAAAATATATCCTATGAATATGGTGTAGAAAACAGGGGAGACGGAACCCGTGAAAAGTTAGCTATAGACAATTCATCAGATGCATTTGTCAGAGATATGAATAAATGTATAAAATGCCAAAAATGTGTAAAAGTATGTGATGAGATCCAGGGAATTGGAGTTTATTGTGTAGAAGAGGACGGATCTATAGGAATGACCCACGGGAAAGTGGCTGAAACTGATTGTATCTCATGCGGGCAGTGTGTCAAAATATGTCCAGTAGGAGCACTTCATGAAAAGATAGATCTAAAGAATTTAAACTATGATCTTAAAAATCCTATGAAACATATAGTTGTTCAAATGGCACCGGCTATTAAAAATACCATAGGAGAGGAATTTGGTATCTTACCGGGGACTGATATAACTAAAAGAATGGTGGCAGCTCTAAAAGATCTGGGATTTGACAGAGTTTTCTCCACAGATTTTAGTGCTGATGTAACTATTATGGAAGAGGGGACAGAGTTTTTAGACAGGTTTACAAATGGCGGAAAATTACCTATGTTTACATCTTGCTGTCCAGGGTGGATAAATTATGCTGAGATCAACCATCCTGAATTTTTAGATAATTTATCTTCTTGTAAGTCTCCTCAGCAAATATTCGGGGCTCTGTCTAAAAGTTATTATTCAAAGATATCAGGAGTAGAGCCTTCTGAGGTATATTCAGTATCTATAATGCCTTGTACTGCTAAAAAAGATGAAATTATAAGGGATACAATGGTAGATCATGATGGAAATAAAGATGTTGATATGGTAATAACAACAAGGGAACTGGCAAAATTATTCAGATTGAACAAAATAAATTTAGCTGACTATGAAAAGGAAGAGGAATTTGATCAGCTCCTTGGAGAGGGAACAGGAGCGGCTAGGATATTTGCTTCCACTGGTGGAGTAATGGAAGCAGCTCTTAGAACAGTTTCCGATGTATTGGGAGAAACCACTCATTCATTGGAATATAGAGAGGTAAGAGGATTTGAAGGGGTAAGAAGAGCAAACCTTGTCTTAGCAGGGAAAGAAGTAAATGTTGCAGTAATAAATGGAATTAAAAATGCAACTCCATTTTTAGAATCAATAAAAAAAGGTGAAACAACAGTTGATTTTATTGAAGTAATGGCCTGTGTCGGAGGATGTTTAAATGGGGGAGGAGCCCCTGCCCCAGACAATATGAGAGTTGTTGCAGACAGAAAAATAGGGTTATATGATTCAGATGAAAAATCTGCTTTAAGAAAATCTCATGAAAATATAGAGGTAAAAAAACTTTATGAGGATTATTTGGGTAAACCTGGGGGACATAAGAGTCACCACCTGTTACATACCCACTATAAACCTAGAAATAAATAA
- the fdhF gene encoding formate dehydrogenase subunit alpha has product MVKININGQEVKTSKDTTICQAAESAGHIIPTFCYDERFETEDKCGICVVECNGEIVKGCSVEVEEGLEIKTHTPEIIEKRREILESIIVDHPLDCLVCKKSGHCKLQDYCYEYGVEQRHNECREELSLDRSNPFYDIDPNKCISCGKCVEVCKTQQCNDVLTLDSDKKRVKVAGGTVTNNSDCVFCGNCVSVCPVGALQAKEKTKYRNWEVKKTQTTCSYCGVGCQFDLITKKDKVVGVEPVLASPNDGLLCVKGKFGYKFIDHPERLKTPLIKENGEFREATWKEAYELFVSKANGIKEEFGPEALGGLASARCTNEDNFLFQKLMRVSMETNNIDHCARLUHSATVAGLATTLGSGAMTNSIQEAKDSDLIFIIGSNPRENHPVIGAKIKQAKRNGSKIILADPREIDLSEEADVYMQVNVGANIALINGMIHVIISEDLVNNDYIKNHTEGYKELKEMVKKYTPRMASEISGVAPEKIVEAARLYATGKASSIYYAMGITQFKTGTNAVIALSNLALITGQIGRPGTGINPLRGQNNVQGSCDMGAFPDTLPGYKSIKDEKFRKLYKEEWGVELPSKVGLTITQIMDAAHHKDLKFLFIMGENPVVSDPDTTHIIQSLESLDFLVVQDIFMTETAKYADLILPALSFAEKDGTFTNTERKVQRVRAAVKGRGKAKADWLIFMELMNEFGYDVHYDSPADIMDEMARLIPQYAGISYDRIEKEGLQWPVKDKNHPGTPILHVDGPMRGKGLIVPVEYDLPAEIVDEKYPYVLTNGRNLYHYHTRTMTAKTEGLHEKSPESYIEINPLTCEEIGVKDGEMVTVTSRRGAVQTRVLETKKILKGTVFMPFHFAEGSANMLTGTEALDEKSGEPELKLVTVSIEKYEVKK; this is encoded by the coding sequence ATGGTTAAGATTAATATCAATGGTCAAGAAGTAAAAACTTCAAAAGATACGACCATTTGCCAGGCGGCAGAATCAGCAGGACACATTATACCAACATTCTGTTATGATGAAAGATTTGAAACAGAAGATAAGTGCGGGATATGTGTTGTAGAGTGTAATGGTGAAATAGTAAAGGGATGTTCTGTAGAAGTAGAAGAGGGATTAGAGATAAAAACTCATACTCCGGAGATCATAGAAAAGAGAAGAGAGATATTAGAATCGATAATAGTAGATCATCCATTGGACTGTCTGGTATGTAAAAAATCAGGGCATTGCAAATTACAGGATTACTGCTATGAATATGGGGTAGAACAAAGACATAATGAATGCAGAGAGGAACTTTCTTTAGATAGAAGTAATCCATTTTATGATATAGATCCAAATAAATGTATCTCATGTGGAAAATGTGTAGAGGTATGCAAAACACAACAATGTAACGATGTATTAACTTTAGATAGTGATAAAAAGAGGGTAAAGGTAGCAGGAGGCACAGTAACAAATAATTCTGACTGTGTATTTTGCGGGAACTGTGTAAGTGTCTGTCCTGTAGGGGCTCTTCAGGCCAAGGAAAAGACAAAATATAGAAATTGGGAAGTAAAAAAAACCCAGACAACTTGTTCATACTGTGGAGTCGGGTGCCAATTTGATCTTATTACCAAAAAAGATAAGGTAGTAGGAGTAGAACCGGTACTTGCCAGCCCCAACGATGGATTATTGTGTGTAAAGGGGAAATTCGGGTATAAATTTATAGATCATCCAGAGAGATTAAAGACACCTTTAATCAAAGAAAATGGTGAATTTAGAGAGGCTACCTGGAAGGAAGCATATGAATTATTCGTATCTAAGGCCAATGGAATAAAGGAAGAATTCGGTCCCGAAGCACTTGGAGGATTAGCTTCTGCCAGATGTACCAATGAAGATAACTTTTTATTTCAAAAATTAATGAGAGTTTCAATGGAAACCAATAATATAGATCACTGTGCCCGTCTCTGACATTCTGCAACAGTTGCCGGGCTTGCAACTACATTAGGAAGTGGAGCTATGACAAATAGTATCCAGGAAGCAAAAGATTCGGATTTAATCTTTATAATTGGATCAAACCCAAGGGAAAATCATCCTGTAATAGGAGCTAAGATAAAACAAGCAAAGAGAAATGGATCCAAAATAATATTGGCTGATCCGAGGGAAATAGACCTGTCGGAAGAGGCTGACGTATATATGCAGGTAAATGTAGGAGCTAATATAGCTCTTATAAATGGAATGATTCATGTAATTATTTCAGAGGATTTAGTTAATAATGACTATATTAAAAACCATACAGAAGGGTATAAAGAGTTAAAGGAAATGGTGAAAAAATATACTCCTCGTATGGCTTCAGAAATATCTGGAGTAGCTCCTGAAAAAATAGTAGAAGCTGCCAGACTGTATGCAACAGGGAAAGCTTCTTCAATATATTATGCCATGGGGATAACTCAGTTTAAAACTGGTACAAATGCTGTAATAGCACTATCAAACCTGGCTTTAATAACAGGACAGATAGGAAGACCTGGAACAGGAATCAACCCTTTGAGAGGACAAAATAATGTACAGGGATCATGTGATATGGGTGCATTCCCAGATACGCTCCCTGGATATAAGAGTATTAAGGATGAAAAGTTCAGGAAATTATATAAAGAAGAGTGGGGTGTTGAACTACCTTCGAAAGTAGGGTTAACTATAACGCAAATCATGGATGCAGCTCATCATAAGGATCTTAAATTCTTATTTATTATGGGGGAAAACCCGGTTGTATCTGATCCGGATACAACTCATATCATTCAATCCTTAGAATCTTTAGATTTTTTGGTAGTTCAGGATATCTTTATGACAGAAACTGCTAAATATGCAGATCTTATCTTACCGGCACTGTCATTTGCTGAAAAAGACGGTACATTTACAAATACCGAAAGAAAGGTACAGAGGGTAAGAGCTGCTGTAAAAGGCCGTGGAAAAGCCAAGGCTGACTGGTTAATATTTATGGAGCTTATGAATGAATTTGGATATGATGTTCATTATGACAGTCCCGCAGATATTATGGATGAGATGGCCAGACTGATACCTCAATATGCAGGAATATCTTATGACAGGATAGAAAAAGAAGGATTACAATGGCCTGTAAAGGATAAAAATCATCCTGGGACGCCTATCCTTCATGTAGACGGACCTATGAGAGGTAAGGGATTAATAGTTCCTGTAGAATATGATCTGCCAGCAGAGATAGTAGATGAGAAATATCCATATGTATTGACTAATGGTAGAAATCTATATCACTATCATACTAGAACTATGACTGCCAAAACTGAAGGGCTCCATGAAAAATCACCGGAATCTTATATCGAGATAAACCCGTTAACTTGTGAAGAGATAGGGGTAAAAGACGGGGAGATGGTAACTGTAACCTCTAGAAGGGGTGCTGTTCAGACAAGGGTTCTTGAAACTAAAAAGATCTTAAAGGGAACTGTATTTATGCCTTTCCATTTTGCAGAAGGGTCAGCAAATATGTTAACAGGAACAGAAGCTTTAGATGAAAAATCCGGTGAACCGGAATTAAAATTAGTAACTGTATCTATAGAAAAATATGAGGTGAAAAAATAA
- the fdhD gene encoding formate dehydrogenase accessory sulfurtransferase FdhD, with the protein MYPVCEEINVTMFINNTKFITFMCTPDNLKALAIGHLYTRNLIADIDDIDSIRVCNSLKNIYITSEFISLKEDLSLSTVLSSSCGSSPNFNLKLDQVVESHTSFDLKALKNATIKMFKLAVKHQETGGMHSCAVYNAKKDIIAIEDVGRHNAVDKIIGACLIKNYDLENSAIISTGRISTDMVLKCAGAKIPVVVTRSIPTSSALELARQNGITVIGRIMASEPIIYVNEDRILK; encoded by the coding sequence ATGTATCCAGTTTGCGAAGAAATCAATGTCACCATGTTTATAAACAATACAAAATTTATAACCTTTATGTGTACTCCCGATAATTTAAAGGCATTGGCTATAGGTCACCTGTACACACGAAATCTTATTGCAGATATCGATGATATCGATTCTATCAGAGTTTGTAATAGTTTAAAAAATATCTATATCACATCTGAATTTATCTCTTTGAAGGAGGATCTTTCTTTAAGCACGGTATTATCGAGCTCATGCGGCAGTTCCCCAAACTTTAATCTGAAACTAGATCAAGTTGTAGAATCCCATACCTCCTTTGATCTGAAAGCATTAAAAAATGCAACCATAAAAATGTTTAAATTAGCAGTAAAACACCAGGAAACAGGGGGGATGCACAGCTGCGCTGTGTACAATGCAAAAAAAGATATAATAGCTATTGAAGATGTAGGCAGGCATAATGCCGTAGATAAGATCATAGGAGCTTGTCTCATTAAAAACTATGATTTAGAAAATAGTGCAATCATTTCTACCGGCAGAATATCTACCGATATGGTATTAAAATGTGCCGGTGCAAAAATTCCTGTAGTTGTAACCAGGAGTATTCCTACAAGTTCAGCTTTAGAATTAGCCAGGCAAAATGGGATTACAGTCATTGGAAGAATAATGGCCAGCGAACCCATTATCTATGTAAATGAAGATCGAATATTAAAGTAG
- a CDS encoding substrate-binding domain-containing protein, with amino-acid sequence MKKIIFTLLLLISLASFGASDQLLLATTTSVRDSGLLDYILPEFEKETGIDVKFVAVGTGRALKMGEDGEVDALLVHAKTSELKFIKAGHGIDRIQFMHNFFIVVGPEDGKEFKNLHDALNKIDKNKYKFVSRGDDSGTNKKEISLWKNEGINTDKDWYMSSGNGMAATLKIASEKGCYTLTDMSTYLHLKDKLNLDIKVNNDKNLINEYSVITINPDKNKMINYKNAKIFMNWITSKETKKLISTYGVEEFKMPLFIVE; translated from the coding sequence ATGAAAAAAATTATTTTTACACTTTTGTTATTAATATCACTAGCTAGTTTTGGAGCTTCAGATCAACTTCTGTTAGCAACTACTACCAGTGTTAGAGATAGTGGTCTTTTAGACTATATATTACCTGAATTTGAAAAAGAAACTGGAATTGATGTTAAATTTGTAGCAGTTGGTACAGGTCGTGCTCTTAAGATGGGAGAAGACGGTGAAGTAGATGCTCTTCTTGTTCATGCTAAAACATCTGAACTTAAATTTATCAAAGCCGGACATGGAATAGATAGAATTCAATTCATGCACAACTTTTTCATTGTTGTAGGACCTGAAGATGGAAAAGAATTCAAAAATTTACACGATGCACTTAATAAGATAGATAAAAATAAATATAAATTTGTATCTAGAGGAGATGACTCAGGTACAAATAAAAAAGAAATTTCTCTTTGGAAAAACGAAGGTATAAATACAGATAAAGACTGGTATATGTCAAGTGGAAATGGTATGGCTGCTACCCTTAAAATTGCCAGTGAAAAAGGATGTTATACCCTTACAGACATGTCTACTTACCTTCACCTTAAGGACAAGTTAAATTTAGATATCAAAGTAAACAACGACAAAAACTTAATAAATGAATACAGTGTTATTACTATAAATCCAGATAAAAATAAGATGATCAACTATAAAAATGCTAAAATATTTATGAACTGGATCACATCTAAGGAAACTAAAAAACTTATCTCTACATACGGGGTAGAAGAATTCAAAATGCCTCTATTCATAGTTGAATAG
- a CDS encoding CDP-alcohol phosphatidyltransferase family protein: MLDTHGRKYVQPIIKSFAAGFIKAGVSANQVTVMALVLGLSVPLSIYLGYSLVGVTLLWMSGLLDAVDGTIARSKGSNLFGALMDITFDRIVEIGIMLALAMKYPESNFLFFLLASSIIISMTIFLTVGTLSTKISEKSFYYQAGLAERTEGFIFFSGMILFPQYLNIIITIFILIIIFTAGQRMAEARKILK, translated from the coding sequence ATGTTAGATACACACGGAAGAAAATATGTACAACCAATAATTAAATCTTTTGCAGCTGGATTTATAAAGGCAGGGGTCAGTGCCAATCAAGTTACGGTTATGGCTCTAGTATTGGGGCTTAGTGTCCCCCTGTCTATATACTTAGGTTATTCATTGGTAGGAGTGACTCTGTTATGGATGTCGGGACTTTTAGATGCTGTAGATGGGACCATTGCCAGATCAAAGGGATCCAACCTTTTTGGAGCACTTATGGATATTACCTTTGACAGGATAGTGGAGATTGGAATAATGTTAGCCCTAGCCATGAAATATCCAGAAAGTAATTTTTTATTTTTTCTCCTTGCATCTAGTATCATAATCAGTATGACTATATTTTTAACGGTGGGAACGCTGTCTACAAAAATAAGTGAAAAATCTTTTTATTATCAGGCTGGTTTAGCAGAAAGAACGGAAGGTTTTATATTTTTTTCAGGGATGATCTTATTTCCCCAATACTTAAATATCATAATAACTATATTTATCTTGATAATAATTTTTACTGCCGGCCAGAGGATGGCAGAAGCCAGAAAGATATTAAAATAA